The proteins below are encoded in one region of Penicillium psychrofluorescens genome assembly, chromosome: 4:
- a CDS encoding uncharacterized protein (ID:PFLUO_007005-T1.cds;~source:funannotate) produces MAIPFSSALRRSALGQASAKITAPLVHATPRRGPCSSAAARTVTSLSAQTRSCPLATGLNFHTQKYQQFPGRRQNLRWKSSNAPTENSLRQWGFEEINTSLPADSATSPTHAPIILVDVREPAELTGTGIIPSAVAIPLASQPDALFLTPDEFETRFGFPKPGSEQDGEIVFYCKAGVRARAAAQLAVQAGYDPARIGVYEGSWLDWEKKGGKVDKWEGEDL; encoded by the exons ATGGCGATACCATTCTCATCCGCGTTACGGCGCTCAGCGCTCGGACAAGCATCCGCCAAGATCACAGCGCCGTTGGTGCACGCTACCCCGCGCCGAGGCCCGTGTTCATCTGCGGCCGCTAGGACGGtcacctctctctccgctCAGACACGATCTTGTCCTCTGGCCACGGGCTTGAACTTTCACACTCAAAAGTACCAGCAATTCCCTGGCCGGAGACAGAATCTTCGGTGGAAAAGCAGTAATGCTCCGACGGAAAATAGTCTGCGGCAGTGGGGGTTCGAGGAG ATCAACACCTCCCTCCCAGCCGACTCAGCCACAAGCCCAACCCACGCCCCCATAATCCTAGTCGACGTCCGCGAACCCGCCGAATTAACTGGCACGGGAATAATCCCATCAGCAGTGGCCATTCCGCTCGCGTCTCAGCCCGACGCTCTATTCCTCACGCCGGACGAGTTCGAGACGCGGTTTGGCTTTCCCAAGCCCGGCTCGGAACAAGATGGAGAGATAGTGTTCTATTGCAAGGCTGGTGTGCGTGCTCGTGCCGCGGCACAGTTGGCTGTCCAGGCTGGGTATGATCCGGCTCGCATTGGGGTTTATGAGGGTTCTTGGCTGGAttgggagaagaagggtgggAAGGTTGACAAGTGGGAGGGGGAGGATCTGTAA
- a CDS encoding uncharacterized protein (ID:PFLUO_007006-T1.cds;~source:funannotate) yields the protein MSRIKDSSSSSVGSLDDLDQVKDDVNRTDQSRATGHIGKSSEITWMQRLQEEAEKHSRSEVEGLDSNENDIIGDKFVP from the coding sequence ATGTCGAGAATTAAGGAcagctcatcttcttccgtTGGATCACTAGACGACCTGGACCAAGTGAAAGATGATGTCAACCGTACTGATCAATCCCGGGCCACAGGGCATATCGGCAAGAGCTCGGAGATCACTTGGATGCAGCGTCTGCAagaggaggcagagaagcaCAGTAGGTCCGAAGTTGAGGGTCTTGACTCCAATGAAAATGATATTATTGGTGATAAATTCGTCCCCTAA
- a CDS encoding uncharacterized protein (ID:PFLUO_007007-T1.cds;~source:funannotate) translates to MRYHTLVINLWCYDLQDNLASIRASEDTPDAVSPDRHAIKIALSSAREIAYLIEVYRADYGLVYCHQFAMYAINVSLFCMLAQDTFDILDSDFLNLTSAFSTVACRTNVGRHLFHAFKLSVRSRTQGAQRLRTDNAPPAVRELFGPRENLREPDRWDHYAEGLAEVEGGGTFLGELDMDPVVPGLLDMLKWYENMSIGKEIRWRGNSRDPAF, encoded by the coding sequence ATGCGCTATCACACACTAGTGATCAACCTGTGGTGTTATGACCTTCAAGACAATTTGGCATCCATAAGAGCAAGCGAGGACACTCCTGATGCGGTTAGCCCGGATCGTCATGCCATCAAGATCGCACTATCCTCTGCGCGAGAAATTGCCTATCTTATCGAAGTGTACAGAGCGGACTACGGGCTGGTATATTGCCATCAATTTGCTATGTATGCTATCAACGTGTCACTGTTTTGCATGCTTGCACAAGACACTTTTGATATCTTGGATTCCGATTTCTTAAACCTCACAAGTGCGTTTTCCACCGTTGCCTGCCGTACGAATGTGGGGAGGCATCTTTTCCATGCATTCAAATTGTCCGTCCGGTCCCGAACCCAAGGTGCACAGAGGCTCAGGACGGATAATGCCCCACCAGCGGTCAGGGAACTCTTTGGGCCGCGTGAAAACTTGAGAGAACCGGACAGGTGGGATCACTATGCGGAAGGGTTGGCAGAGGTGGAGGGTGGGGGGACCTTTCTAGGAGAACTTGATATGGATCCTGTCGTACCTGGATTGCTCGACATGCTCAAATGGTACGAGAACATGAGCATTGGGAAAGAAATCCGGTGGAGAGGAAACAGTCGAGATCCTGCTTTCTAA
- a CDS encoding uncharacterized protein (ID:PFLUO_007008-T1.cds;~source:funannotate), which produces MSSIITSLKDLIGSMFEVIFSVIGGAFDAVSGLVTALIEFVVGTVKMALHAVGSTLEAAGGVGKFIASNIVVIAIIAACGYGYLQYQGRQGRPVKAGAKKLN; this is translated from the exons ATGTCGTCCATCATAACTTCCCTCAAGGACCTCATCGGCTCTATGTTTGAGGTCATATTCTCTGTGATCGGTGGTGCGTTCGACGCAGTCTCCGGGCTCGTGACAGCCCTTATTGAGTTTGTCGTTGGCACCGTCAAAATGGCGCTACACGCGGTGGGAAGTACCTTGGAAGCCGCAGGCGGAGTAGGCAAGTTTATTGCCA GCAATATCGTTGTTATCGCAATTATTGCCGCCTGTGGCTACGGCTACCTGCAGTACCAGGGTCGTCAGGGACGCCCCGTCAAGGCTGGAGCCAAAAAGTTGAACTAG